In a single window of the Trichoderma breve strain T069 chromosome 6, whole genome shotgun sequence genome:
- a CDS encoding SET domain-containing protein, whose protein sequence is MEAVTGQHFFFHDQPEHAAEKDSCHFCQLRAFPIHQTTPVTIVNAKDQAVIPPNFRFIDRMVLGQGVEPAEDSFRSGCSCESDSECQYMGCLCLADLGEEEDSSSNEDEDIHANGANGDGPEAGRKDKMLNSKEPLYECHAGCSCSKDCPNRVVERGRTIPLQIFRTDDRGWGVRTQVAIKKGQFVDRYLGEIITSAEADRRRAASAVSKRKDVYLFALDKFTHPESLDPRLKGPPLEVDGEFLSGPTRFINHSCEPNLRIFARVGDHADKHIHDLALFAIRDIPRGEELTFDYVDGVTEDGGGMEGASAGDMAKCLFKREFLFGGSSTPLASTQRNATQLTSLRLLLFATIHHLQASK, encoded by the exons ATGGAGGCCGTCACAGGGCAACACTTTTTCTTCCACGACCAGCCG GAGCATGCTGCCGAAAAAGACTCTTGCCACTTCTGCCAACTCCGCGCCTTTCCCATCCACCAAACCACTCCCGTCACCATCGTCAATGCCAAGGACCAGGCCGTCATCCCGCCCAACTTCCGCTTTATAGACCGCATGGTCCTGGGCCAGGGCGTTGAACCAGCTGAGGATAGTTTCCGCAGCGGCTGCTCCTGTGAAAGCGACAGCGAGTGCCAGTACATGGGATGTCTCTGCCTCGCCGACctgggagaggaagaggacaGCAGTagcaatgaagatgaggacatTCACGCGAACGGAGCTAATGGCGATGGACCAGAAGCAGGGCGTAAGGACAAG ATGCTCAACTCCAAGGAGCCGCTATACGAGTGCCACGCGGGCTGCTCATGCTCCAAAGACTGCCCCAACAGGGTCGTTGAACGCGGGCGAACCATTCCGCTGCAAATCTTTCGTACCGACGACAGAGGATGGG GAGTCCGCACCCAAGTAGCCATCAAAAAGGGCCAGTTCGTCGACCGCTACCTCGGCGAAATCATCACCTCCGCCGAAGCCGACCGCCGCCGCGCCGCCTCGGCCGTCTCCAAGCGCAAGGACGTCTACCTCTTCGCCCTCGACAAGTTCACCCACCCGGAGTCGCTGGACCCGCGCCTCAAGGGTCCGCCGCTCGAGGTCGACGGCGAGTTCCTCTCGGGCCCGACGCGCTTCATCAACCACTCGTGCGAGCCCAACCTGCGCATCTTTGCGCGCGTCGGCGACCACGCTGACAAGCACATTCACGACCTTGCGCTGTTTGCCATTCGCGATATTCCGCGTGGGGAGGAGTTGACGTTTGATTATGTCGATGGGGTTACGGAGGATGGGGGTGGGATGGAGGGTGCGAGTGCGGGGGATATGGCCAAGTGTTTGT TTAAGCGGGAGTTCCTGTTTGGCGGCTCTAGTACGCCGTTGGCCTCAACACAACGCAACGCAACACAGCTCACCTCCCTACGACTTCTCCTCTTCGCAACTATTCACCACCTTCAAGCTTCAAAGTGA